AGATTGACAATTCTCGTTTGACCACAGCTGAGCTCCCAGAGGGGCATCCCGCGAATCGGTTCCAGATCATTGACCGGCGTCCCGTAAATCGCCAATCGTTCAAGAGGCATCCCCTTCAATGGCGAAAGGTCTGAGATCGAGCAAAGATCACAGTTCACATATTTCAACGGCATCCCGGCCACGGGCGACAGATCAGACAGCTGCTCATTGCACCAGAAAAACAGAACCTCGAGTGACATCCCCGCCAGCGGGGAAAGATCGGAGATCTTTGTATGAGCACAATAGATCTTCTTCAGGTTCAGACCGCGCAACGGCGAGAGGTCGGAAACGCTTGAATTGCTGATGTCGAGTGTTGTCAGCGGTAACCCCTGAAGCGGCGCGAGATCGGTCAGCCCGCTGTGAGTCATGTGAGAGCCGCTGATCCAGAGTTCCCTCAAATGGGGCAACGCTCGTACTGGCCAGAGTCGTGCCAGGCCGTCTCCGTTGAAGGAGAGGCTGACGATCTGACCGTCTTCGACCTTCTCGATCACATGGGAACCGAATTCGGGATTCTCCCATCGAATTCGGTTCTTAACAACTTCGAGTTGCCTGTCGATCGGCAGCCTTGCCACGGAGTCGAAGAACGTTTGCTGATCGGCGGTCGGCGTCCATACCGGGACGGGATTCGAGACTCGCTCGTTCCAGTGAATCGTTGTTCGGGGAAGGACCTGGGAGATCCTGTGGAATCCAGCTTGTGTGACTTTTGTCTTCGTCAGAAACAGGGTGTGAAGTTCGCGTAGATCCTCCAGGTGCTTCAGTCCGTCGTCGGAAACAGAGGTTCCTTCGAGAGTGAGGAAATTCAAATGGGGGGCCTGTTTCAGGTCCGCCACCGTGGCATCGTCGGCGGGTGTGTAGGTCAACAGCAGACAGTTCAGGGTTTTCATTCCCGACAACGATGGGAGAAGAGAAAGGTTCTCGTGCGTGATCCGCGTGAAGCCAACACGCAGGTCGACCAGTTCAGAACAATTCGTGAAGTACTTGAGGCAACTGCCGTCGATATTCGATTCGCCAATGTTGATCACCTTGAGGCCACGGTTCTGACGGAAGTTTGCCAGCCCCGCATCGGTGTAGTTGGGAGACCGTTCCATAAACAATCCCCGCAAGTTCGTGGTTCCCTGGAACGCCGCCAGACCGGCATCGGTGACACGCTCATTGCGATCGAGACTGGCATGGGTCAGCCGAAACGATCCCGGCGGCAGGTTCTCAACTGAAGTGATATTGGGTGTCTCACCATAAGTGCTGTCATCGTTGATGCGGATCTTCCCGCCGATCGAGAGCACATACTCCGCTGCCCGACGATCGACGTCGACCTCAGCGAGATCCGGTGCTGTTTCGGGCGGCGGTTCGCGAGAAATGCGGATGACCTCACGTCCATTTCGCGAGACGGTCACCAGTTCCTGTCGCAGAATCTGCCCCTCCTTCGTCGCGACGAACCTGTAGCTTCCCGGCTTCAGTTTCAATTCTTTGATCCCAGTCCCGGAGACGACAATCTCCCTGCCATCGACGGAGACGCTGACCTGTGGATCTCCGACATCGATGACGAGCGTGCCTTCGGGATAGAACAGGCGAATGACCGAACTGCTGACGCTGGTGAGGCCGGTCGCTTCCGTCGCTCCCATGCTGAACAGCAGAAGACAGAGCAGGCTGACAATCATCACCGCAGGCCGGAGTCGTGCGTTCTTTCCAGCGGCGGCGATGTCCAGGTTCTGCAGCTGTCGCTGATAGTCGTCCAGCAAATCCGCCACCTCGCCAGCGGTCTGGAATCGCTTTGCCGGATTCTTGTGGTGAAGCTTTCGGACAACATCGGTGATCCACTGCGGCGTTTCGGGAATGATCTCGCGAATATCACGCGGCTTCTCATCGATGATCCGATTCATCACCGCGATCGGTTTGGGGGCCCGGAATGGCAATCGGCCACTGCACATCACGTAGAGCACGCTACCCAGACTGAACAGATCACTGCGAGAGTCGAGCCGATGGCCCAGCGCCTGTTCTGGCGACATATAGGATGGAGTTCCCGCGATTCCGCTTTGCGTCTGACTGGCATCATCCGCGGCTCGGGCGAGACCGAAGTCGGTAATCTTGACCTGTTCGGTGCCGGCTTCGATCAGAATGTTTCCCGGCTTGATGTCGCGGTGAATCAGACCTCGATCGTGAGCAGCGGCCAGGCCGCGGGCGATCTTCTTTCCGATTCGCAATACGGCTTCGATCTCGAACGGGCCGGTCTCTTCGTGAAGTTCCTGCAGAGACTTCCCGTCGACGTACTCCATCACAAGGAACGGCACCGGCGAGTCTTCCACGGCATAAATGCCGACAACATTCTCATGACGGATCGATGCGGTGGCCCGTGCCTCTCTCAGGAACATTTTCCGGGCTGGCGATGTCACCGCGAGTTCGGGTTTCATCACCTTGATCGCAACCGTGCGATGCAGTCGTTCGTCGAATGCCTTGAACACGATCCCGCAGCCACCCCGGCCGAGCAGTTCGGTGATCTCGTAGTGTGCGAGGCGACCGATCGAATCCGGCGAATCGGAAGGTTCCAGAAACGGAAAGGTCGCCTCAGCGGAATGTTGTTTCCCGCTCGGCTCTCCATCGGTCGGCGCGTCCTGCGCCAGGTAAGTTGCCTTCATCTGCTCCAGAGCAGGAACATCCAGAAACTTGCCCGAGCGTTCATACTCGACAAGCAACGCTTCGATTCGTTGACGCAAATCGGAGTCCGTGCCACATGCGCGCCGGACGAAATCCGTTCGCTGGCGGGCGTCGGAGATTGCGAGAGCCTCCGTAAAGATCGTTTGCTCATTCATCGTTACGACTTCAACGCTTCGTTTGGACGGGAGATGATAAAGTGAACACAGGGTGCACTATTGGATAGAACTCGACCGGGATTCAAGTCACTCGCGAAAAGCCGGAAGGTGCCCATCATCCCGACGAGTTCCGTCGAACTTTCAACGGGTCCCGAACGCCTGTCGAAGACCGATGCCCATCTCGAGCAATCCCTTCGAATCGGAGTTCTGGACCATTCGCTGAACCTGCTTCAGTTCCTCGGTCGACATCTCCTCGCGGAAGGCTTCGATCAGCAGCTGACCGATGATTTTGATCGTCCCGTTTGCCACGAGAAACGGGGCCTGCAGCACACCCGACGAACCGAGATTCTTCACCTCGTAAATGTTGCCGCGTTCATCGCACAGGAAGGCGAGTCGAGTTTCGCCGTAGCCGCCCGAGTTCCATTCGTAGTCGTAGGCAAGGTAGAAGTGCCCCGGGATCGATTCGCCGGCATGATTGGTCACGCCCCCCCGTCGCACATAGCTGAAGCTGGTCAGGTCCGCCCCCATGTGAACGATTCCGATAATGTGCTTGGCATTGTTTGTCGAATCGAGATAGTCCTGAGCCCGGTTGATCGCGGTCGAGGTCTGGGCTTCGCAGAAGCTGGCGGTGACGAGCAGCGAGAAGAGCGCAACGGTAGCGGACAGACTGCGGTTGGAAATCATGACGTTTGCCTTTCTGAGTTCAGGAGCGGAAGAGAGCAGCGATTGCGATCCCGTTTCGCTGAACGTGAAAAGGCGCTGGGATCGCGAGCGTGCGAACCCCGGCCGACCAGGCACTCAGACAAAGAGTGTTTCGCACGTCATCAGTCAGTGCGATTTCTGCGCGTTGAGTACGTCAGCAATTTTCAGAAAAATCGCGAGAACCACGAATCTCACGTCCGAGCCAGGCTTTGGCGTACGCCCAGTGACGGTCGGCGGTTCGCGGAGAGATCTCGAGAATTTCGGCGGCCTGCCGCAGCGTCAGCCCTGAGAAATAGACGAGCTGAACGAGCTCAGCCGCCTGCGGATTCACCGTGGTGAATTTCTCGAGCGCATCATCAAGCGCGATAAGATCCTCTGCCGGATCTGAGAAGGAGACGGTCATCTGCTCGTGGAACTCATGGCGAATCGCGTTTCCGCCCCGTTTGAGACTCTGCTTCCGACGAGCGTGCTCGACAAGAATTCGGCGGATCGCAATCGCAGCCGCCCCGAAGAAGTGCCCCTCGTTCTTCCATTCATCGCGACAATGCAGCACGAGCCGAAGATAGGCATCATGAACCAGAGATGTCGCATGGCGACTGTTGCCAGCGGGTTCGCGAGCGAGATAGGAAGCGGCCAGTTTGCGGAGCTCATCGTAAACGTGGGGGAGCAATTCTTCAGCCGAGGACTGATCCCCCGCCTGGACCGCCTGCATCAGTTTTGTGATTTCAGGCATGCTGGCCCGCCCCGCTTGTGATTACCGACCTGTTCAGCACTGAACTGTCAGTCTACGAGGTTGAGGACGGGCGTACAACTGGAGACGGAATTGTGCGGCCTAAGCTCGATTCCGAAGAAGCTTCTGAAGCAATGTCAAAAGTCGACGGCGAGAGAAGCGTGGAACGTCGCTCAATCCGGGTCGCCGCCCTGGGCGCGGAGGACCGCTACTTCGTCGCCGGGGTTGACGTGGGTTCGCAGGCGAGCCAGCAGGTGGATGACTTCGCCGGCGGACTCGGCACTGACATCGACAACGACGCCCGGCCAGGTGATCTGGTAGAGTAGATCACCGGCGGCAATCTGCTGGCCGGGGCGGACATACCAGGCGGTCAACTCCCCTTCAATCTCCGTCGTCTCACCGATGCCCGGGTTCGGCACCTGAAGCGCGAGATCATGGAAGCGGCCGGACGACGAATTCATAGGGCAGCCGGCGATGAATTAGTGGGAGACCTGGGCAGCCATTTCGCCGGCGTGATAGCTGGAGCGAACGAAGGGTCCGCTCGCGACCATCGAGAAGCCGAGCAGGCGGCACTGTTCGCCGAGTTCGTCGAACTCTTCCGGCGGAATGTACCGCTCGACCGGCAACTGTCCCGGGCCGGGCTGCAGGTACTGGCCAATGGTCAGCATGTCGCAGCCGACGCCGCGAAGATCGGAGGCGACTTCGAGGACTTCGTCCATCGTTTCGCCAAGACCGAGCATGAGTCCGCTCTTGGTCGGCATCTTCGGGGCTTCGTCTTTCACCTGCTTGAGCAGATCGAGCGACCGCTGATAGCCGGCGTTCCGACGCACGCGGTGATACAGTCGCGGCACCGATTCCATATTGTGGTTGAAGACATCCGGTCGGGCTTGAATGACCGTCGAAATCGAATCGCGGTTGCCTCGGAAATCGGAGGTCAGCACTTCGACCTCGGCTCCGGTCTTCTCGCGAACCGCTTCGATGCATTCGACGAAATGCTGAGCCCCGCCATCGGGGAGGTCGTCGCGGGTGACGCAGGTGATGACGACGTACTTCAGGCCCAGGCGAGCAGTCGCTTCGGCGAGTCGCTGCGGCTCATCGATCAGGATGTCGCCGGTTTTCCCCTTGGGAACCGAACAGAATCCGCACGGGCGGGTGCAGACGTTGCCCAGAATCATGAAGGTCGCCGTTTTCTGGGCCCAGCACTCGGTCCGGTTCGGACATTTTGCGCTTTCGCAGACGGTTTCCAGTTCCAGGTCTTCAATGATATTGGACGTGAACGCCATCTGCGTGCTGGGAAGCGGCCGCTTCAACCATTTGGGGAGGCGGCGTTTGGGGCGTTCGGGCTCGGGGGTGACGATCGTCAGTTGTTGCATGAGAGCAGACACCAATCTCTAACAATGAGGTTCCGCATGGCGGGTGTGCACCAGATTATAGACGGCAGCGGCTCCGATGCGAATCATGCTCAGAATTCTGCGTCTCTGTTCCTCGGAATCGGCAACCGATCGGCTTGCCAACGGTTCATTTAGGCGAATTCGACGAAGAGATTCGGCTCAGCAGCGGATGGCGGGAGAAAACGGTAATCTCGGTCTGATCCAACCAGCGATTGATGAGATCGACAAGCGAGGTTTTCACAGCCGGGAGGCCGACTCGCTGCATCGTTTCGGATGATAATGACGAGGAATTCCGCTCTTCAGCGAGCCGATACGTGCGATTGACATTAATATAGGTCGCGCCCTGAATCAGCGACTGTCGAGCCGCATGCCCGCTGCGGGCAATCAAACCGGTCCGTCCCAGATGCCCTGCTCCGGTGGTAAACGACACCTGGGGCGCCAGGACTTCGCGGCAAAGTTCCTGAATCAGCCGGGCGAATTCGTCTCGAAACGAAATTGCCGAAAGTTCAGTCTGGGCAAGGGAAAACGTCGAATAGACGCCGAGTTGACCGGGACCGTGCTCCCACAACCCGCCCGGACGGATCATCGGAACGGCACTGCGTCGCAATTTCACGAGTTCGGGGTCTTCGTACTCCCTGCTGGAGATCGCCTCGGTTCCGCTGGAGGTCGATTTCGGGTGCTCGCAGATCAGGATCGCCGCCCGATGAATCCGCGTGGCACGCACTTCTTCGGCGAACAGTTTCTGCAGTGCCTGCGCGGACGAAAAGTCGACCTTGCCGAGCAGAAAGAGCTCCAGCGATCGGGGAGGACGAAAGAAAGACGACATAAGTAAATAATCGGGTATTGGGACAGAAACGGGGTGTCAACAGGTCATCATATCCCCCAAAACCCTGAAAACAAAGTGGATTTCGCAACCTCGCTGAAGCGGTCTGGTTTCGGGGAAATCCGCCATCTGAATAAAAAAATCACACATTGGGGTTGAATATCGGTATCGGATGACCGAAGCTCGATCAAGACAACAAATCAATGATTGCTCATTCGAGCGCATTCGCACGACGCTTTATATCTATTTGTCAGCCCACATATCTATGTGTGGGATATCTTCCTGTCACAGCTAAGGAGATGTTGTCATGTTTCGGCACACGGAGCGCCGTTCGGCGTTTACTCTGATCGAATTGCTTGTCGTGATCGCAATCATTGCGATCCTGGTCGCGCTTTTGCTTCCAGCCGTCCAACAGGCCCGCGAAGCTGCACGACGCTCCGCCTGTAAGAACAATCTCAAGCAGATTGGCCTTGCCCTCCACAATTACCACGACACCTTCAAGGTGTTCCCACCAGGCTATATTGGCGACTTTGGCCATTACAGCAATTCTGGTGCAACTCCGGTCGTCCATCCCAAGGGGGCGACCAACAACGTCGCTCAGTGGAACTGGACCGCCTTCATCGCTCCGATGGTTGAACAGGGAGCGGCTTACGATCTGCTTGCAATCAGCGATCGGCACGGAGCCGCGGCTATTGATGACTGGGCCAATACGCAGTCGACGTTCCAGACACCCGTCTCCGTCTTTCGCTGTCCTTCGGATGCCGGGCCGGATACCGGAAGCGGTTTGCGACGCGCACGCGGCGAGACCAGCACCGCCCGTCGCGAGGTTGCCATCAGTAACTACGTCGGCATGAATCGTGGAGCCAACAACACCAACGTCCGTGCCCGGAAACGTCAGTCGACTGGCATCTTCTATGTCGACAGCAAGACCCGCATCCGCGACATCACCGACGGGACGAGCAATACGCTGCTGGTTGGTGAGCGTTGCTGGCAGTACAAAACGGTGCATCCGACCAACGGAAACGTCGTGACGATGAATGCCAACGCCGGTAACGTCTGGGTGACACGGTCTTCGAATGACCCGAACAATGAGTGTAACGGCTGCGGATATACCGATTCTCTCGCTGTGACCGGCCTGTCGGTGAATGGGAAAGACATTCTCAACTCGGCCGGCAATGTGGCCCACAATCGCATTCGTGGACGTCTCTCTTCGCTTCACGCTGGTGGAGTTCAGGTCACCATGGCGGATGGCTCGGTCCGGTTCGTCAGTGAGAACCTGAGCACAACCACCCTGAATCGCATCGGCAATCGTCGCGATGGCAACGTGGTGGGCGAGTTCTAATCCCCCGACAGCATTCCGATTGTTTCCTGGGATTTTCTCTGTCGGTTCCTCTGTTACGGAGTCTTTATGTCTACTCTTAAGCCTCAGTCTCTTCGCAGGTCGGCCTTTACGCTGATCGAGCTGCTCGTTGTGATCGCAATTATCGCCATTCTGGTCGCACTGCTTCTGCCCGCGGTCCAGCAGGCCCGCGAAGCCGCACGTCGTTCCGCCTGTAAGAATAATCTCAAGCAGATTGGCCTGGCGCTGCATAACTATCACGACACCTTCAAGGTCTTCCCACCCGGATACATCGGCGATTTCGGCCATTACAGCAATTCGGGTGCTACTCCCGTCGTGCATCCAAAGGGGGCGACCAACGGCGTCGCCCAATGGAGTTGGACTGCCTTCATCGCTCCGATGGTGGAACAGGGGTCGGCGTATGATTTTCTCGGGGTGAGCGAACGGCATGGGGCCGCGGCGATCGATGACTGGGCCAATACGCAGTCGGCGTTCCAGACGCCGGTCTCTGTCTTCCGTTGTCCTTCGGACGCCGGTCCGGATACCGCGGGAAGTATTCGACGGACCCGTGGCGAAACGAGCACCACGCTCCGCGAAGTTGCTCTGAATAACTACGTGGGCATCAACCGCGGGGCCAACAGTCTCAACGTTCGGGCTCGCAAGCGTCAGTCGACTGGAATCTTCTATGTCGACAGCAAGACGAAGATCCGGGACATCACCGACGGAACCAGCAATACGCTGATGGTTGGTGAACGTTCCTGGGAGTACAAGACAGTCCATCCGAACAACGGGAATATCGTGACGGCGCAAACCCGGGCCGGCAACGTGTGGGTGACCCGTTCATCCAATGATTCAAACAATGAGTGCGCCGGATGTGGCTATTCCGACGCACTGGCTGTGACCGGGTTGTCCGTGAATCCGAAGGATATTCTCAACGGGGCCGGAAACGTCGCTCATTGGAGAATTCGCGGTCGCCTGTCATCGCTCCACGCGGGTGGAGTCCAGGTAACGATGGCAGACGGTTCGGTTCGATTTATCAGTGAGAACATGAGTACCGTCACCTTGAATCGGATCGGGAATCGCCGCGACGGAAACGTGGTCGGCGAGTTCTAATCCGCTGAGGCAACAATCCCCTGCCCATCATGCGGTGTTGCGGCGTTTCGTTCGCAACACCGTAGCGGTGTGGAGGGTGCGTCAGGATTTCAGACAAAATTTTTGAACGTACATGTTTCGACTTGAACAAATGTCCGACATCAGCGATCGTTGATGCTATGGACGGCTTCCTGTGGCAATCTGTTTGACCTCCGTCCAGATCGATCCAATTCGTAGTTCCGAGTTCTCGGATTTTTCTGTGTCGGTTGTTCTGTTCAGGGAGTCCCCATGTCGCCGTGCCGCCCCCATTCTCGTCAGAGATCCGCATTCACGCTGATCGAACTTCTTGTTGTCATCGCAATCATTGCGATCCTTGTTGCCCTGCTGCTGCCCGCAGTCCAACAGGCCCGGGAGGCAGCTCGCAGGAGTTCCTGTAAGAACAATCTCAAGCAGATTGGCCTGGCATTGCACAACTACCACGACACGTTCAAAGTGTTCCCGCCGGGATACATCGGCGATTACGGGCACTACAGCAATTCGGGAACCACCCCTTCGATTCATCCCAAGGGAGCGACAAGTGCGGGAGGAAACGGGGCCGCACAATGGAACTGGACGGCTTTCATCGCTTCGATGATGGAACAGTCCGCCGCTTACGATCTTCTCGACGTTTCCGGCCGTCACGGTGGTGCCGCGATCGACGCCTGGTCGGCGACCGGAAATACGTTTCAGACTCCGGTGTCCGCGTTTCGCTGTCCGTCTGACGTAGCTCCGGACGTTGGAACGGGTCATCGCCGCGTGCGGGGTTCGACCAGCGGAACACTGCGGGCTGTGGCGATCACGAATTACATTGGTGTGAACCGCGGAGCGAATAACCGGAACGTGTGGGCTCGAAAGACCCAGGCGAACGGAATCTTTACCGTCGACAGCAAAACCCGCATGAGGGACATCACGGATGGGACCAGTAACACGCTGATCATCGGCGAGCGATGCTGGGAGTACAAAGTCACGAACCCGGGTTCTGGTGCGGTTGAAACTGTGAACGCCAATGCTGGAAATCTCTGGGTTACCCGATCCTCGAATGATGCGGACGTTCAATGCACAGGCTGTGGCTACGGAGACGCTCTTGGCGTGACCGGCCATGAACCTAACACCAAGAATGTACACGACTCGTCCGATGTCCTGCAGCATAATTACACGCGAGGACAGTTTTCTTCGCTCCACTCAGGTGGAGCGCAATTTGTCCTGGCGGATGGGTCGGTCCGGTTCATCTCTGAGAATCTGAGTAACGCCACTTACACCCTGTTGGGTAACCGACGTGACGGTAACGTGA
The genomic region above belongs to Rubinisphaera margarita and contains:
- a CDS encoding serine/threonine-protein kinase, whose amino-acid sequence is MRQRIEALLVEYERSGKFLDVPALEQMKATYLAQDAPTDGEPSGKQHSAEATFPFLEPSDSPDSIGRLAHYEITELLGRGGCGIVFKAFDERLHRTVAIKVMKPELAVTSPARKMFLREARATASIRHENVVGIYAVEDSPVPFLVMEYVDGKSLQELHEETGPFEIEAVLRIGKKIARGLAAAHDRGLIHRDIKPGNILIEAGTEQVKITDFGLARAADDASQTQSGIAGTPSYMSPEQALGHRLDSRSDLFSLGSVLYVMCSGRLPFRAPKPIAVMNRIIDEKPRDIREIIPETPQWITDVVRKLHHKNPAKRFQTAGEVADLLDDYQRQLQNLDIAAAGKNARLRPAVMIVSLLCLLLFSMGATEATGLTSVSSSVIRLFYPEGTLVIDVGDPQVSVSVDGREIVVSGTGIKELKLKPGSYRFVATKEGQILRQELVTVSRNGREVIRISREPPPETAPDLAEVDVDRRAAEYVLSIGGKIRINDDSTYGETPNITSVENLPPGSFRLTHASLDRNERVTDAGLAAFQGTTNLRGLFMERSPNYTDAGLANFRQNRGLKVINIGESNIDGSCLKYFTNCSELVDLRVGFTRITHENLSLLPSLSGMKTLNCLLLTYTPADDATVADLKQAPHLNFLTLEGTSVSDDGLKHLEDLRELHTLFLTKTKVTQAGFHRISQVLPRTTIHWNERVSNPVPVWTPTADQQTFFDSVARLPIDRQLEVVKNRIRWENPEFGSHVIEKVEDGQIVSLSFNGDGLARLWPVRALPHLRELWISGSHMTHSGLTDLAPLQGLPLTTLDISNSSVSDLSPLRGLNLKKIYCAHTKISDLSPLAGMSLEVLFFWCNEQLSDLSPVAGMPLKYVNCDLCSISDLSPLKGMPLERLAIYGTPVNDLEPIRGMPLWELSCGQTRIVNLSPLEGMKLRRLECAGLPVSDFSMLAGMPLEKLEAGNCGALDTLAPIAGCPLTELDLSGSKVADLTPLAPAPLKVVKLDRTLVADLAPLQGKTLDHLSCNDTRVRDLAALGEATITQLHCSGLDLIDLQPLKSLSLKELTIDLPFHDPAAEELVRDLSVRTINSRSAGEFWEQRRERREELQQFSRSLESLAAADQISALRTKLDEYNDPEKTTLQFSQTDDKVRGLTLSLTEQTRDLTPLVAMTTLEQLTLPGAPARLDLSPLVSLPLRELTCPPELAKNSRETIRRIATLKTVNGTPIDQFLAN
- a CDS encoding sigma-70 family RNA polymerase sigma factor, which translates into the protein MPEITKLMQAVQAGDQSSAEELLPHVYDELRKLAASYLAREPAGNSRHATSLVHDAYLRLVLHCRDEWKNEGHFFGAAAIAIRRILVEHARRKQSLKRGGNAIRHEFHEQMTVSFSDPAEDLIALDDALEKFTTVNPQAAELVQLVYFSGLTLRQAAEILEISPRTADRHWAYAKAWLGREIRGSRDFSENC
- a CDS encoding biotin/lipoyl-containing protein, which produces MNSSSGRFHDLALQVPNPGIGETTEIEGELTAWYVRPGQQIAAGDLLYQITWPGVVVDVSAESAGEVIHLLARLRTHVNPGDEVAVLRAQGGDPD
- the lipA gene encoding lipoyl synthase, with the translated sequence MQQLTIVTPEPERPKRRLPKWLKRPLPSTQMAFTSNIIEDLELETVCESAKCPNRTECWAQKTATFMILGNVCTRPCGFCSVPKGKTGDILIDEPQRLAEATARLGLKYVVITCVTRDDLPDGGAQHFVECIEAVREKTGAEVEVLTSDFRGNRDSISTVIQARPDVFNHNMESVPRLYHRVRRNAGYQRSLDLLKQVKDEAPKMPTKSGLMLGLGETMDEVLEVASDLRGVGCDMLTIGQYLQPGPGQLPVERYIPPEEFDELGEQCRLLGFSMVASGPFVRSSYHAGEMAAQVSH
- a CDS encoding DUF1559 domain-containing protein gives rise to the protein MFRHTERRSAFTLIELLVVIAIIAILVALLLPAVQQAREAARRSACKNNLKQIGLALHNYHDTFKVFPPGYIGDFGHYSNSGATPVVHPKGATNNVAQWNWTAFIAPMVEQGAAYDLLAISDRHGAAAIDDWANTQSTFQTPVSVFRCPSDAGPDTGSGLRRARGETSTARREVAISNYVGMNRGANNTNVRARKRQSTGIFYVDSKTRIRDITDGTSNTLLVGERCWQYKTVHPTNGNVVTMNANAGNVWVTRSSNDPNNECNGCGYTDSLAVTGLSVNGKDILNSAGNVAHNRIRGRLSSLHAGGVQVTMADGSVRFVSENLSTTTLNRIGNRRDGNVVGEF
- a CDS encoding DUF1559 domain-containing protein, whose protein sequence is MSTLKPQSLRRSAFTLIELLVVIAIIAILVALLLPAVQQAREAARRSACKNNLKQIGLALHNYHDTFKVFPPGYIGDFGHYSNSGATPVVHPKGATNGVAQWSWTAFIAPMVEQGSAYDFLGVSERHGAAAIDDWANTQSAFQTPVSVFRCPSDAGPDTAGSIRRTRGETSTTLREVALNNYVGINRGANSLNVRARKRQSTGIFYVDSKTKIRDITDGTSNTLMVGERSWEYKTVHPNNGNIVTAQTRAGNVWVTRSSNDSNNECAGCGYSDALAVTGLSVNPKDILNGAGNVAHWRIRGRLSSLHAGGVQVTMADGSVRFISENMSTVTLNRIGNRRDGNVVGEF
- a CDS encoding DUF1559 domain-containing protein, whose protein sequence is MSPCRPHSRQRSAFTLIELLVVIAIIAILVALLLPAVQQAREAARRSSCKNNLKQIGLALHNYHDTFKVFPPGYIGDYGHYSNSGTTPSIHPKGATSAGGNGAAQWNWTAFIASMMEQSAAYDLLDVSGRHGGAAIDAWSATGNTFQTPVSAFRCPSDVAPDVGTGHRRVRGSTSGTLRAVAITNYIGVNRGANNRNVWARKTQANGIFTVDSKTRMRDITDGTSNTLIIGERCWEYKVTNPGSGAVETVNANAGNLWVTRSSNDADVQCTGCGYGDALGVTGHEPNTKNVHDSSDVLQHNYTRGQFSSLHSGGAQFVLADGSVRFISENLSNATYTLLGNRRDGNVIGAF